From one Lycium ferocissimum isolate CSIRO_LF1 chromosome 7, AGI_CSIRO_Lferr_CH_V1, whole genome shotgun sequence genomic stretch:
- the LOC132063280 gene encoding protein S-acyltransferase 18 produces the protein MRRHGWQRPLHTLQIVGISVFCFLLVTFYCFLGLLLGNRVVEITVTSVFSFVAISAAFLFIRCAAIDPTDKTRLRTKRKSTRSGFSNVNYGFVLGQIVVRFLRRIERRVLKTFIRRKYLDPLKSNLHLEPLLTFPLLVKDDLVAPQTKDDDISFCSLCDFEVKKRSKHCRTCNRCVEGFDHHCRWLNNCVGKKNYTTFIFLMISLLIMLLIEGGTAAAIFVRCFANKRSIEQEIQRRFSAKFPRGVLATICAILFLMTSYCSAALGQLFFFHIVLIRKGMRTYDYILAMREENQSMELLESSEDSDSSSDESIDFDSPEKPSLISRVTCREKRMNQNLQTVSIKIDGETESSTLKEKRGFRANIDPWKLISMSREKALQAAEKAKERLIKQKETLDPLKPLPQETRSGPLTNLDTNRVPLAVASGRELALSKEMIITKGRVARAGGSPMQLSSPRRRRSYSPTVVPTPRSGNATVASPSPKHRYKGNFDLKLTQVSRELETYISRQVLFSALKKENEIAASPR, from the exons ATGAGACGCCATGGCTGGCAACGTCCTCTTCACACATTACAG ATAGTGGGCATATCAGTCTTCTGTTTCCTCTTAGTTACCTTTTACTGCTTCCTCGGTCTCCTCCTCGGTAATCGGGTTGTCGAAATCACTGTCACCTCTGTTTTCTCCTTCGTG GCAATTTCTGCTGCATTTCTATTTATTAGGTGTGCGGCCATTGATCCAACTGACAAGACGAGGCTTAGAACGAAGAGGAAAAGCACTCGCAGTGGATTTTCGAACGTTAATTATGGATTTGTGTTGGGTCAAATTGTTGTGAGATTTCTTAGGAGAATTGAGCGAAGAGTACTTAAGACATTTATAAGGAGGAAGTACTTGGATCCTTTGAAAAGTAATCTTCATTTAGAGCCTTTGCTCACATTTCCCCTTCTCGTTAAAGATGATTTAGTCGCGCCACAGACGAAAGATGATGACATTTCATTTTGTTCGCTTTGTGATTTTGAG GTTAAAAAGCGTAGCAAACACTGTAGGACCTGCAACCGATGTGTGGAGGGATTTGATCACCACTGCAGA TGGTTAAACAATTGTGTCGGGAAGAAGAACTATACCACCTTCATTTTTCTAATGATATCCCTCTTGATAATG CTGCTTATTGAAGGAGGGACAGCTGCTGCAATATTTGTAAGGTGCTTTGCCAACAAAAGGAGCATAGAGCAAGAGATTCAGAGAAGATTCAGTGCCAAGTTCCCTAGAGGAGTTCTGGCAACAATTTGT GCAATTTTGTTTCTTATGACGTCATATTGTTCAGCAGCGCTGGGCcagcttttcttttttcatatagTTCTCATCCGAAAG GGAATGAGAACTTATGATTACATTTTGGCAATGAGAGAGGAGAACCAGTCCATGGAGCTTTTAGAGTCATCAGAAGATTCAGATTCATCCTCAGATGAGAGCATCGACTTTGATTCACCTGAGAAGCCGTCACTTATTTCTAGAGTTACATGcagagaaaaaagaatgaatCAG aaTCTGCAGACAGTATCTATAAAAATTGATGGAGAAACTGAATCATCCACATTAAAAGAAAAGCGAGGTTTTCGAGCTAACATTGACCCCTGGAAACTTATAAGTATGAGTAGAGAGAAAGCACTACAAGCAGCTGAAAAGGCAAAGGAACGGCTCATCAAGCAGAAGGAAACACTAGACCCGTTGAAGCCACTACCACAAGAAACAAGAAGTGGACCACTGACGAATTTGGACACTAATAGAGTTCCTTTAGCTGTAGCTAGCGGTAGGGAACTTGCTTTGTCGAAAGAAATGATCATCACAAAAGGGAGGGTAGCCCGTGCTGGGGGATCACCAATGCAGCTTTCTAGTCCAAGGCGACGGCGTTCCTATTCTCCTACAGTTGTCCCTACACCTCGTAGTGGTAATGCTACTGTAGCATCCCCATCACCAAAGCATAGATATAAAGGCAATTTCGACTTGAAGTTAACACAAGTCTCCAGGGAACTTGAGACTTACATTTCAAGGCAGGTATTATTCTCTGCCTTGAAGAAAGAAAACGAGATTGCAGCATCACCGAGATAG
- the LOC132061900 gene encoding uncharacterized mitochondrial protein AtMg00810-like, with translation MAQNTKLCAGDSSLFDNPALYRTIGGALQYVTLTRPDLVFAVNKACQFMHSPSQNQWAAVKRILRYLKLTMNHQFVIPRSPNLALQAFTDSDWADSLDDRKSTSGYAIFFGNALISWSSKKQRNVARSSIESDYKALTTRCVRVTAELYTVTITII, from the coding sequence ATGGCACAAAATACTAAGCTCTGTGCTGGTGATAGCTCTCTGTTCGATAATCCTGCCTTGTATCGTACAATTGGTGGGGCTTTACAATACGTCACATTGACCCGGCCTGATCTTGTGTTTGCCGTCAACAAGGCTTGCCAATTTATGCACTCCCCGAGTCAAAATCAGTGGGCTGCAGTTAAACGAATTCTTCGGTACCTCAAACTCACAATGAACCATCAGTTCGTAATCCCCCGGTCTCCTAACTTGGCACTACAGGCTTTCACTGATTCAGATTGGGCCGACTCTTTGGACGACCGGAAGTCTACTAGTGGGTATGCTATTTTTTTCGGAAATGCGCTGATCTCTTGGTCTTCTAAGAAGCAACGTAATGTTGCTCGATCGTCCATAGAATCCGATTATAAAGCGCTTACGACACGATGCGTACGTGTGACCGCCGAACTTTACACAGTTACAATCACTATTATTTGA
- the LOC132063281 gene encoding histone H3.2, with protein MARTKQTARKSTGGKAPRKQLATKAARKSAPATGGVKKPHRFRPGTVALREIRKYQKSTELLIRKLPFQRLVREIAQDFKTDLRFQSSAVAALQEAAEAYLVGLFEDTNLCAIHAKRVTIMPKDIQLARRIRGERA; from the coding sequence ATGGCCCGCACTAAGCAAACAGCTCGCAAATCCACAGGTGGAAAGGCACCAAGGAAGCAACTAGCTACCAAGGCTGCCAGAAAATCTGCTCCGGCGACCGGAGGAGTGAAGAAGCCTCACCGTTTCAGGCCAGGAACTGTTGCTCTAAGAGAAATCAGGAAGTACCAGAAATCTACTGAGTTGTTGATTAGGAAGCTTCCATTCCAGAGGCTTGTAAGGGAAATAGCACAGGATTTCAAGACAGATCTGAGGTTTCAGAGTAGTGCTGTTGCTGCTCTACAAGAGGCTGCTGAGGCGTATCTCGTTGGGCTCTTTGAAGATACTAATCTCTGTGCAATTCATGCTAAGAGGGTTACGATTATGCCAAAGGATATTCAGCTTGCTAGGAGGATTCGTGGAGAAAGGGCTTAG